A single genomic interval of Streptomyces sp. 1222.5 harbors:
- the acnA gene encoding aconitate hydratase AcnA produces MSANSFDARSTLQVGDESYEIFRLDKVEGSARLPYSLKVLLENLLRTEDGANITADHIRALGGWDSQAQPSQEIQFTPARVIMQDFTGVPCVVDLATMREAVKELGGDPAKINPLAPAELVIDHSVIADKFGTNDAFKQNVELEYGRNKERYQFLRWGQTAFDEFKVVPPGTGIVHQVNIEHLARTVMVRGGQAYPDTLVGTDSHTTMVNGLGVLGWGVGGIEAEAAMLGQPVSMLIPRVVGFKLTGELTPGTTATDLVLTITEMLRKHGVVGKFVEFYGEGVAATSLANRATIGNMSPEFGSTAAIFPIDDETLNYLRLTGRSQQQVALVEAYAKEQGLWLDPKAEPDFSEKLELDLSTVVPSIAGPKRPQDRIVLANAAEQFKQDVRNYVDTVDEAGQESFPASDAPAIHPNGAPSNPVTVTAPDGSTYEIDHGAVTVAAITSCTNTSNPYVMVAAALVAKKAVEKGLTRKPWVKTTLAPGSKVVTDYFDKAGLTPYLDKVGFNLVGYGCTTCIGNSGPLPEEVSKAVNDHDLAVTSVLSGNRNFEGRINPDVKMNYLASPPLVVAYALAGSMKVDITRDALGTDQDGNPVFLKDIWPSEAEVNDVVANAIGEDMFNKSYQDVFAGDAQWQSLPVPTGNTFEWDAESTYVRKPPYFEGMEMEPAPVSDIAGARVLAKLGDSVTTDHISPAGAIKADTPAGKYLTEHGVERRDFNSYGSRRGNHEVMIRGTFANIRLRNQIAPGTEGGYTRDFTQADAPVSFIYDASRNYIEQGIPLVVLAGKEYGSGSSRDWAAKGTALLGVKAVIAESYERIHRSNLIGMGVLPLQFPEGQSAASLGLTGEETFSFTGVEELNNGTTPRTVKVTTDTGVEFDAVVRIDTPGEADYYRNGGIMQYVLRSLIRK; encoded by the coding sequence GTGTCGGCGAACAGCTTCGACGCCCGCAGCACGCTGCAGGTGGGCGACGAGTCGTACGAGATCTTCCGGCTGGACAAGGTGGAGGGCTCGGCCCGCCTGCCGTACAGCCTCAAGGTCCTGCTCGAGAACCTGCTCCGCACGGAGGACGGCGCGAACATCACCGCCGACCACATCCGTGCCCTCGGCGGCTGGGACTCGCAGGCCCAGCCCAGCCAGGAGATCCAGTTCACGCCGGCCCGCGTGATCATGCAGGACTTCACCGGCGTGCCCTGCGTCGTGGACCTCGCGACCATGCGTGAGGCCGTGAAGGAGCTCGGCGGCGACCCCGCCAAGATCAACCCGCTGGCGCCGGCCGAGCTGGTCATCGACCACTCCGTCATCGCCGACAAGTTCGGCACCAACGACGCCTTCAAGCAGAACGTCGAGCTGGAGTACGGCCGCAACAAGGAGCGCTACCAGTTCCTGCGCTGGGGCCAGACCGCCTTCGACGAGTTCAAGGTCGTCCCGCCCGGCACCGGCATCGTCCACCAGGTGAACATCGAGCACCTGGCGCGCACGGTCATGGTCCGGGGTGGCCAGGCATACCCCGACACGCTGGTCGGCACCGACTCGCACACCACCATGGTCAACGGCCTCGGCGTGCTCGGCTGGGGCGTCGGCGGCATCGAGGCCGAGGCCGCCATGCTCGGCCAGCCGGTCTCCATGCTGATCCCGCGCGTCGTCGGCTTCAAGCTCACCGGTGAGCTCACCCCCGGCACCACCGCCACCGACCTCGTGCTCACCATCACCGAGATGCTGCGCAAGCACGGCGTCGTCGGCAAGTTCGTCGAGTTCTACGGTGAGGGCGTGGCCGCCACCTCGCTCGCCAACCGCGCCACCATCGGCAACATGTCGCCGGAGTTCGGTTCCACCGCCGCGATCTTCCCGATCGACGACGAGACCCTGAACTACCTGCGCCTGACCGGCCGTTCGCAGCAGCAGGTCGCGCTCGTCGAGGCCTACGCCAAGGAGCAGGGCCTCTGGCTGGACCCGAAGGCCGAGCCGGACTTCTCCGAGAAGCTCGAGCTGGACCTGTCCACGGTCGTCCCCTCCATCGCCGGCCCGAAGCGCCCGCAGGACCGCATCGTCCTCGCGAACGCCGCCGAGCAGTTCAAGCAGGACGTCCGCAACTACGTCGACACCGTGGACGAGGCGGGCCAGGAGTCCTTCCCGGCCTCCGACGCCCCGGCCATCCACCCCAACGGCGCCCCGTCCAACCCGGTCACCGTGACCGCCCCCGACGGCTCGACCTACGAGATCGACCACGGTGCGGTGACGGTCGCGGCCATCACCTCCTGCACCAACACCTCGAACCCGTACGTCATGGTCGCCGCCGCGCTGGTGGCCAAGAAGGCGGTCGAGAAGGGCCTGACCCGCAAGCCGTGGGTCAAGACCACCCTCGCCCCGGGCTCCAAGGTCGTCACCGACTACTTCGACAAGGCGGGTCTGACCCCGTACCTCGACAAGGTCGGCTTCAACCTGGTCGGCTACGGTTGCACCACCTGCATCGGCAACTCCGGCCCGCTGCCGGAGGAGGTCTCCAAGGCCGTCAACGACCACGACCTCGCGGTCACCTCGGTCCTCTCCGGCAACCGGAACTTCGAGGGCCGTATCAACCCCGACGTCAAGATGAACTACCTGGCCTCCCCGCCGCTGGTCGTGGCCTACGCCCTCGCGGGCTCCATGAAGGTGGACATCACGCGTGACGCCCTGGGCACCGACCAGGACGGCAACCCGGTCTTCCTGAAGGACATCTGGCCCTCCGAGGCCGAGGTCAACGACGTCGTGGCGAACGCCATCGGCGAGGACATGTTCAACAAGTCCTACCAGGACGTCTTCGCGGGCGACGCCCAGTGGCAGTCGCTCCCGGTCCCGACCGGCAACACCTTCGAGTGGGACGCCGAGTCGACCTACGTCCGCAAGCCCCCGTACTTCGAGGGCATGGAGATGGAGCCGGCCCCGGTCAGCGACATCGCCGGTGCCCGCGTGCTCGCCAAGCTGGGCGACTCGGTCACCACCGACCACATCTCCCCGGCCGGTGCCATCAAGGCCGACACCCCCGCCGGCAAGTACCTCACCGAGCACGGTGTGGAGCGTCGTGACTTCAACAGCTACGGCTCGCGCCGCGGCAACCACGAGGTCATGATCCGCGGCACGTTCGCCAACATCCGCCTGCGCAACCAGATCGCGCCGGGCACCGAGGGCGGCTACACCCGCGACTTCACCCAGGCCGACGCGCCGGTGTCGTTCATCTACGACGCCTCGCGCAACTACATCGAGCAGGGCATCCCGCTGGTCGTCCTGGCCGGCAAGGAGTACGGCTCCGGCTCGTCCCGCGACTGGGCGGCCAAGGGCACCGCGCTGCTCGGCGTGAAGGCCGTCATCGCCGAGTCGTACGAGCGCATCCACCGCTCGAACCTCATCGGCATGGGCGTCCTGCCGCTGCAGTTCCCGGAGGGCCAGTCCGCCGCCTCCCTCGGCCTGACCGGCGAGGAGACCTTCTCCTTCACCGGCGTCGAGGAGCTCAACAACGGCACCACGCCGCGCACGGTCAAGGTCACCACCGACACCGGTGTGGAGTTCGACGCGGTCGTCCGCATCGACACCCCCGGTGAGGCCGACTACTACCGCAACGGCGGCATCATGCAGTACGTGCTCCGCAGCCTGATCCGCAAGTAG
- a CDS encoding DUF4236 domain-containing protein gives MPLTFRKSFRILPGVRLNINRHSWSITTGGGNGPRHTRSSTGRRTTSVDLPGPFGWRRTRTTRGR, from the coding sequence ATGCCGCTCACCTTCCGCAAGAGCTTCCGGATCCTCCCCGGGGTCCGGCTGAACATCAACCGGCACTCCTGGTCCATCACGACCGGCGGCGGGAACGGCCCGCGCCACACCCGCAGCAGCACCGGACGACGTACGACATCGGTGGATTTGCCCGGACCTTTCGGATGGCGTCGAACCCGTACGACCAGGGGACGTTGA
- a CDS encoding UDP-N-acetylglucosamine 1-carboxyvinyltransferase, translating to MADDYLVRIGKLIRDARQHRGWTQAQLAEALGTSQSAVNRIERGNQNISLEMIARIGEALDSEIVSLGYAGPMHLRVVGGRRLSGAIDVKTSKNACVALLCGSLLNKGRTVLRRVARIEEVYRLLEVLNSIGVRTRWINDGVDLELVPPAELDMTAIDADAAVRTRSIIMFLGPLLHRMDHFKLPYAGGCDLGTRTIEPHMIALRRFGLAIAATEGQYHAQVDRKVRPDRPIVLTERGDTVTENALLAAARHDGVTVIRNASSNYMVQDLCFFLEALGVRVEGIGTTTLTVHGVPNIDVDVDYSPSEDPVEAMSLLAAAVVTESELTVRRVPIEFLEIELAVLEEMGLDHDRSAEYFADNGRTRLIDLTVRPSKLEAPIDKIHPMPFPGLNIDNVPFFAAIAAVASGQTLIHDWVYDNRAIYLTDLNRLGGRLQLLDPHRVLVEGPTRWRAAEMMCPPALRPAVVVLLAMMAAEGTSVLRNVYVINRGYEDLAERLNSVGAQIEIFRDI from the coding sequence ATGGCAGACGATTACCTCGTACGCATCGGCAAGCTCATCCGTGACGCCCGGCAACACCGTGGCTGGACGCAGGCCCAGCTCGCGGAGGCGCTCGGTACCAGCCAGAGTGCGGTCAACCGCATCGAGCGCGGGAACCAGAACATCAGCCTTGAGATGATCGCCCGAATCGGTGAGGCCCTGGACAGCGAGATCGTGTCGCTGGGCTACGCGGGTCCGATGCATCTGCGAGTCGTCGGCGGCCGCCGCCTGTCCGGCGCCATCGACGTGAAGACCAGCAAGAACGCCTGCGTCGCCCTGCTGTGCGGCTCGCTGCTGAACAAGGGCCGCACGGTGCTGCGCCGGGTCGCGCGGATCGAGGAGGTGTACCGCCTTCTGGAGGTACTGAACTCCATCGGCGTGCGCACCCGCTGGATCAACGACGGCGTCGACCTGGAACTGGTGCCGCCCGCCGAGCTGGACATGACCGCGATCGACGCGGACGCGGCGGTGCGGACCCGGTCCATCATCATGTTCCTCGGCCCGCTGCTGCACCGCATGGACCACTTCAAGCTGCCCTACGCCGGCGGCTGCGACCTGGGCACGCGGACCATCGAACCGCACATGATCGCGCTGCGCCGGTTCGGCCTCGCCATCGCGGCCACCGAGGGCCAGTACCACGCCCAGGTGGACCGCAAGGTCCGCCCCGACCGGCCGATCGTGCTGACCGAGCGCGGCGACACGGTGACCGAGAACGCGCTGCTGGCCGCCGCCCGGCACGACGGTGTGACCGTCATCCGCAACGCCTCCTCCAACTACATGGTCCAGGACCTCTGCTTCTTCCTGGAGGCGCTCGGCGTCAGGGTCGAGGGCATCGGCACCACGACGCTCACCGTGCACGGCGTGCCGAACATCGACGTCGACGTCGACTACTCCCCCTCCGAGGACCCGGTCGAGGCGATGAGCCTGCTGGCCGCCGCCGTGGTGACCGAGTCGGAGCTGACGGTGCGGCGGGTGCCGATCGAGTTCCTGGAGATCGAGCTCGCGGTCCTGGAGGAGATGGGCCTCGACCACGACCGCAGCGCCGAGTACTTCGCGGACAACGGCCGCACGCGGCTGATCGACCTCACGGTCCGGCCCTCCAAGCTGGAGGCGCCGATCGACAAGATCCACCCGATGCCGTTCCCGGGCCTGAACATCGACAACGTCCCGTTCTTCGCGGCCATCGCGGCGGTCGCCTCGGGCCAGACCCTCATCCACGACTGGGTCTATGACAACCGCGCGATCTACCTGACCGACCTCAACCGCCTCGGCGGCCGGCTCCAGCTCCTGGACCCGCACCGGGTGCTGGTCGAGGGCCCGACCCGCTGGCGCGCCGCCGAGATGATGTGCCCGCCGGCCCTGCGTCCCGCGGTGGTCGTCCTGCTGGCGATGATGGCGGCCGAGGGCACGTCTGTGCTGCGCAACGTGTACGTCATCAACCGCGGCTACGAGGACCTCGCCGAACGCCTGAACTCGGTCGGCGCGCAGATCGAGATCTTCCGGGACATCTGA
- a CDS encoding Pls/PosA family non-ribosomal peptide synthetase, with protein sequence MVEQSSEVPISGTGKPAVAMSDRAPAGTDTEKELAAALAELTGADRVALDSDFFTDLGANSLVMAQFCARVRKRADLPSPSMRDIYRHPTIRRLAAALVEAAPADAPAAPVPVPSVPVVPVTRVGRFGHFVCGTFQLSVFLVYSLVSGYVTAYGYEWIAAGSGAGGIYMRALLFGSVGFVALCAFPVAAKWILVGRWKEREFPVWGPAYARLWLVRVLLHANPMVLLVGTPLYVLYLRALGARIGKGVTILSRSVPVCTDLLTIGAGTLIRKDSFLLGYRAEAGRIQTGPITLGRDVFVGEKTVLDIGTTMGDGAQLGHSSSLHRGQVIPDGERWHGSPAEPTPIDHVRVAPADCGTARRFRYGLGTLLQLLFVYIPLTLGGVYMLFTEVPAIGKRLDPQTAALSRPELISDALALSLAGFCGFLVLGVVVLFTVPRLLGLIVKPDRVYPLYGVHYALHRTTARMTNIKFFSWLFGDSSYIVNYLRGLGYDLSHVEQTGSNFGTEVQHETPLLVSVGTGTMVADGLSVVNAEYSGTSFRLSRVSIGARNFLGNNIAYPAGGRTGENCLLATKVLVPLDGEVREGVGLLGSPCFEIPRSVERDVRFDHLRTGDELRSNLRAKNRYNLRSMALMLTVRWLHVFLLTLLALASVDLYGVVGHVVIGSYLALTLALSTAYYVLVERCLTSFRALQPQLCSIYDRVFWQHERVWKVPDHFLNLFNGTPYKSLVWRLMGVRMGRRVFDDGCYITERTLTTIGDECTLNMGCKIQCHSQEDGTFKSAATALGARTTLGVAAHVHYGVTLGEGSVLVADSFLMKGEEVPPDARWGGNPAVEMPEAAVRSGSPDRTLATTNASATTTR encoded by the coding sequence ATGGTGGAGCAGTCCTCCGAGGTCCCCATATCCGGGACGGGTAAACCCGCTGTCGCCATGAGCGACCGGGCACCGGCCGGAACGGACACCGAGAAGGAACTCGCGGCGGCGCTGGCCGAGCTGACAGGCGCCGACCGGGTAGCGCTCGACAGCGACTTCTTCACCGACCTCGGCGCGAATTCCCTGGTCATGGCCCAGTTCTGCGCGCGGGTGCGCAAGCGGGCGGACCTGCCCTCCCCCTCCATGCGGGACATCTACCGGCATCCCACGATCCGCCGGCTGGCCGCGGCACTCGTCGAGGCCGCTCCTGCCGACGCCCCCGCGGCGCCCGTGCCGGTGCCGTCGGTGCCGGTGGTGCCGGTCACCCGTGTGGGCCGATTCGGCCATTTCGTCTGCGGGACTTTCCAGCTCTCGGTTTTCCTCGTGTACTCCCTGGTCTCCGGATATGTCACGGCGTACGGATACGAGTGGATCGCCGCGGGATCGGGTGCGGGCGGCATCTATATGCGGGCGCTCCTGTTCGGAAGCGTCGGGTTCGTCGCTCTGTGTGCATTCCCGGTCGCAGCGAAATGGATTCTGGTCGGCCGATGGAAAGAGCGTGAATTCCCCGTCTGGGGCCCTGCTTATGCCCGCCTGTGGCTGGTCAGGGTGCTGCTGCACGCGAATCCGATGGTGCTTCTCGTCGGGACACCGCTGTATGTGCTGTATCTCCGGGCCCTCGGCGCACGGATCGGCAAGGGGGTCACGATCCTCTCCCGCTCCGTCCCGGTCTGCACCGACCTGCTGACCATCGGCGCCGGCACGCTGATCCGCAAGGACTCCTTTCTCCTCGGCTACCGGGCGGAGGCGGGGCGCATCCAGACCGGCCCGATCACGCTCGGCCGCGACGTGTTCGTGGGCGAGAAGACCGTCCTGGACATCGGCACCACGATGGGCGACGGCGCGCAGCTCGGCCACTCCTCGTCGCTGCACCGCGGACAGGTGATCCCCGACGGCGAGCGCTGGCACGGCTCCCCGGCGGAGCCGACGCCGATCGACCACGTGCGGGTGGCGCCGGCCGACTGCGGCACCGCGCGCCGGTTCCGGTACGGCCTGGGCACGCTGTTGCAGCTGCTCTTCGTGTACATACCGCTGACCCTCGGCGGGGTGTACATGCTCTTCACCGAGGTACCGGCGATCGGCAAGCGGCTCGACCCGCAGACGGCGGCCCTCTCGCGCCCGGAGCTGATCTCCGACGCGCTGGCCCTCTCCCTCGCCGGCTTCTGCGGATTCCTGGTGCTGGGCGTGGTCGTCCTGTTCACGGTCCCGCGTCTGCTGGGGCTGATCGTCAAGCCCGACCGGGTCTATCCGCTCTACGGCGTGCACTACGCGCTGCACCGGACCACGGCCCGCATGACGAACATCAAGTTCTTCAGCTGGCTCTTCGGTGACAGCTCGTACATCGTGAACTACCTGCGCGGCCTCGGATACGACCTGTCCCACGTCGAGCAGACCGGGTCGAACTTCGGCACCGAGGTGCAGCACGAGACCCCGCTGCTGGTGTCCGTCGGCACCGGCACGATGGTGGCCGACGGGCTCTCGGTGGTGAACGCGGAGTACTCCGGTACGTCCTTCCGGCTGTCCCGGGTGTCCATCGGGGCACGTAACTTCCTGGGCAACAACATCGCCTATCCCGCGGGCGGCAGGACGGGCGAGAACTGCCTCCTGGCGACCAAGGTGCTGGTCCCCCTCGACGGTGAGGTCCGCGAGGGCGTGGGGCTGCTCGGTTCGCCGTGCTTCGAGATCCCGCGCTCGGTGGAGCGCGACGTTCGGTTCGACCACCTGCGCACGGGCGACGAACTGCGCAGCAATCTGCGCGCGAAGAACCGCTACAACCTCCGCTCCATGGCCCTGATGCTCACCGTGCGCTGGCTGCACGTCTTCTTGCTCACCCTGCTGGCCCTCGCCTCCGTGGACCTGTACGGCGTGGTCGGGCACGTGGTGATCGGCAGCTACCTGGCGCTGACGCTGGCCCTGTCCACCGCGTACTACGTGCTGGTGGAGCGCTGCCTGACGTCGTTCCGCGCCCTGCAGCCCCAGCTGTGTTCCATCTACGACCGGGTCTTCTGGCAGCACGAGCGGGTGTGGAAGGTCCCTGACCACTTCCTCAACCTGTTCAACGGAACCCCCTACAAGAGCCTCGTGTGGCGGCTGATGGGCGTGCGCATGGGCCGGAGGGTGTTCGACGACGGCTGCTACATCACCGAGCGCACGCTGACCACCATCGGCGACGAGTGCACCCTCAACATGGGGTGCAAGATCCAGTGCCACTCGCAGGAGGACGGCACCTTCAAGTCGGCCGCCACCGCGCTCGGCGCCCGCACCACGCTCGGCGTCGCCGCCCATGTGCATTACGGCGTGACCCTGGGCGAGGGCTCGGTGCTGGTGGCCGACTCCTTCCTGATGAAGGGCGAGGAAGTGCCCCCGGACGCGCGGTGGGGTGGCAATCCGGCCGTGGAGATGCCCGAGGCCGCCGTCCGGTCCGGCAGCCCGGACCGGACCCTGGCGACGACCAACGCCTCTGCTACGACCACCAGGTGA
- a CDS encoding amino acid adenylation domain-containing protein, which translates to MDTRVEADRGFWSRVLTAGGTTAVPRWVGRPEPGAAEQEAAVPDDVADAVRGLVRRSGVPISALLLAAHAKVLAALSGEQDVVTGYGAGVRGEPLPCRLSVTPGSWFALVSAAERAEAELLAHREFPVAPLRAELGVTEPSYEVVFGPLGAEEPHVGEGVLHVRWSDLGGRLKLRLRYRTDVLDAESAARIGGYHLKALRLMASGPDASHDRQSLLSDDEVREQLDGLAGPHRPLPDARAHELFERRARAHPQAVAAVQGEREWTYGELDARANRLARALLARGLGREDVVAVVTERNLDWLAATLAVFKAGGAYLPIEPHFPAGRIAATLERAGCRLVLTESGSTGTLDQALAGLPATEKLLVETAYAEPHDDSAPGVRVDADQLAYIYFTSGSTGEPKGAMCEHAGLLNHLHAKIDDLGIGEGSVVAQTAPQCFDISLWQLISALLVGGRTLLVGQDAVVDVERFVDTLEHGRVGVAQVVPSYLEVVVSYLEQHPRALPDLRCVSVTGEALKRELVQRWFAIQPGIRLLNAYGLTETSDDTNHEVLDGVPERVLLGRAVNNVRVYVVDEQLSLVPLGAPGLIAFSGVCVGRGYVNDPERTREAYRTDPFRPGERLYLGGDWGRWHPGGKLEFLGRRDNQVKIRGFRIEIGEIENTLLRVDGVRDGAVVVAERAGGSKHLIAFYSGTRQRPDALSAELATVLPAYMVPSAFHWQDGLPLTANGKIDRKALTALAEQAAPDAEDAAGADELSPAERRLAAAWAELLGVPEHRIRRTDHFFDSGGTSLTAVKLTLALDRAVSLKDITRHPVLADLAALLDASDTGRRRELLQPVSEADGTPESALVCFPYAGGNAVNYQPMARELAGRGPAVFAVDLPGHDLAGSPEPFASIAQVAERVAEEITARGLTRVMLWGHSSGAAPALETARLLRERGVRVTRVFLAAQLLGTAAERDAAVAALSGRSDAEIAAGLATDGGHPELAELNERHAAHIGAAYRHDCLQAHRYFRAVLDSPPPVKLSAPVSVVVAADDPYTAGHVHRYRDWLLVAEHVELHELPDGGHHFLRTRPAEAAQAVVSTALPLAST; encoded by the coding sequence ATGGACACGCGCGTGGAAGCGGACCGTGGGTTCTGGAGCCGGGTGCTGACCGCCGGCGGCACCACCGCGGTGCCCCGGTGGGTGGGGCGCCCGGAGCCGGGAGCGGCCGAGCAGGAGGCGGCGGTCCCGGACGACGTGGCCGACGCGGTACGCGGTCTGGTACGGCGGTCGGGCGTGCCGATCAGCGCGCTGCTGCTGGCGGCGCACGCCAAGGTGCTGGCCGCCCTGTCCGGTGAGCAGGACGTGGTGACGGGGTACGGCGCCGGAGTGCGGGGCGAGCCGCTGCCGTGCCGTCTGTCCGTCACCCCGGGGTCCTGGTTCGCGCTGGTGTCGGCGGCGGAGCGGGCCGAGGCGGAACTGCTGGCCCACCGGGAGTTCCCGGTCGCCCCGCTGCGGGCGGAGCTGGGGGTGACCGAGCCGTCGTACGAGGTGGTGTTCGGTCCCCTGGGAGCCGAGGAGCCGCACGTCGGCGAGGGTGTGCTGCACGTGCGCTGGTCGGACCTGGGCGGGCGGCTGAAGCTGCGCCTGCGGTACCGCACGGACGTGCTGGACGCCGAGAGCGCGGCCCGGATCGGGGGCTACCACCTCAAGGCGCTGCGGCTGATGGCGTCCGGCCCGGACGCGTCCCACGACCGGCAGAGCCTGCTCTCGGACGACGAGGTGCGCGAGCAGCTGGACGGGCTGGCCGGTCCGCACAGGCCGCTGCCGGACGCCCGCGCCCACGAGCTGTTCGAACGGCGTGCGCGGGCGCATCCGCAGGCCGTCGCGGCGGTGCAGGGCGAGCGCGAGTGGACGTACGGGGAGCTCGACGCGCGGGCCAACCGACTGGCGCGGGCGCTGCTGGCGCGCGGCCTGGGCCGGGAGGACGTGGTGGCCGTCGTCACCGAACGCAACCTGGACTGGCTGGCGGCGACGCTGGCCGTGTTCAAGGCGGGCGGCGCGTACCTGCCGATCGAGCCGCACTTCCCGGCCGGCCGTATCGCGGCGACGCTCGAACGGGCAGGGTGCCGGCTGGTGCTGACCGAGTCCGGCAGCACCGGGACGCTCGACCAGGCGCTGGCCGGCCTGCCCGCGACCGAGAAGCTGCTGGTCGAGACGGCGTACGCGGAACCGCACGACGACAGTGCCCCCGGCGTGCGGGTCGACGCCGACCAGCTGGCGTACATCTACTTCACCTCCGGCTCCACCGGCGAGCCGAAGGGCGCGATGTGCGAGCACGCGGGCCTGCTCAACCACCTGCACGCCAAGATCGACGACCTGGGCATCGGCGAGGGGTCGGTGGTGGCGCAGACGGCGCCGCAGTGCTTCGACATCTCGCTCTGGCAGCTGATCTCCGCGCTGCTGGTCGGCGGGCGGACCCTGCTGGTCGGCCAGGACGCCGTCGTGGACGTGGAGCGGTTCGTCGACACGCTGGAGCACGGGCGGGTCGGGGTGGCGCAGGTCGTGCCCTCCTATCTGGAGGTCGTGGTCTCGTACCTGGAGCAGCACCCGCGGGCCCTGCCGGACCTGCGGTGCGTGTCGGTGACCGGTGAGGCGCTGAAACGGGAGCTGGTCCAGCGCTGGTTCGCGATCCAGCCGGGGATCCGGCTGCTCAACGCCTACGGGCTCACGGAGACCTCGGACGACACCAACCACGAGGTCCTGGACGGCGTGCCCGAGCGGGTGCTGCTCGGGCGGGCGGTCAACAACGTGCGGGTGTACGTGGTGGACGAGCAGCTGTCCCTGGTGCCGCTGGGTGCTCCCGGACTGATCGCGTTCTCCGGTGTCTGCGTCGGCCGGGGGTACGTCAACGACCCCGAACGCACCCGTGAGGCCTACCGCACGGACCCGTTCCGGCCCGGGGAGCGGCTCTACCTGGGCGGTGACTGGGGCCGCTGGCACCCGGGCGGGAAGCTGGAGTTCCTGGGCCGCCGGGACAATCAGGTCAAGATCCGCGGCTTCCGGATCGAGATCGGCGAGATCGAGAACACCCTGCTGCGGGTGGACGGGGTGCGGGACGGCGCGGTCGTCGTCGCCGAGCGGGCCGGCGGGAGCAAGCATCTGATCGCCTTCTACAGCGGCACGCGTCAGCGGCCGGACGCCCTGAGCGCGGAACTCGCCACGGTGCTGCCCGCCTACATGGTCCCTTCGGCCTTCCACTGGCAGGACGGTCTCCCGCTGACCGCCAACGGCAAGATCGACCGCAAGGCGCTGACCGCGCTGGCCGAGCAGGCGGCACCGGACGCCGAGGACGCGGCGGGAGCGGACGAGCTGAGCCCGGCCGAGCGGAGGCTGGCGGCCGCCTGGGCGGAGCTGCTGGGCGTGCCCGAGCACCGGATCCGCCGGACGGACCACTTCTTCGACTCCGGCGGCACCTCCCTGACGGCCGTCAAGCTCACCCTCGCGCTGGACCGGGCGGTGTCCCTGAAGGACATCACCCGGCACCCGGTCCTCGCCGACCTGGCGGCTCTCCTCGACGCCTCCGACACGGGTCGGCGCCGGGAGTTGCTCCAGCCCGTGTCGGAGGCGGACGGCACCCCCGAGAGTGCGCTGGTGTGCTTCCCCTACGCGGGCGGCAACGCGGTCAACTACCAGCCGATGGCCCGGGAGCTGGCGGGCCGCGGCCCGGCGGTGTTCGCGGTGGACCTGCCGGGTCACGACCTGGCCGGCTCGCCCGAGCCGTTCGCGTCGATCGCACAGGTGGCCGAGCGGGTCGCCGAGGAGATCACGGCACGCGGCCTGACCCGGGTCATGCTGTGGGGCCACTCCTCGGGCGCCGCGCCGGCCCTGGAGACGGCCCGGCTGCTGCGGGAGCGGGGCGTGCGGGTGACACGGGTGTTCCTGGCCGCGCAGTTGCTCGGCACCGCGGCCGAACGCGACGCCGCCGTCGCCGCGCTGAGCGGCCGGAGCGACGCGGAGATCGCGGCCGGGCTGGCCACGGACGGCGGCCACCCGGAACTCGCCGAGCTCAACGAGCGGCACGCCGCGCACATCGGCGCCGCCTACCGGCACGACTGCCTTCAGGCGCACCGCTACTTCCGGGCGGTCCTCGACAGCCCGCCGCCGGTGAAGCTGTCCGCTCCGGTCTCGGTGGTCGTCGCCGCCGACGACCCGTACACCGCCGGCCACGTCCACCGGTACCGGGACTGGCTGCTCGTGGCCGAGCACGTCGAACTGCACGAGCTGCCCGACGGAGGGCACCACTTCCTCCGCACCCGTCCGGCCGAGGCGGCACAGGCCGTCGTGAGCACCGCTCTGCCGCTGGCCTCCACCTGA